A stretch of Desulfotalea psychrophila LSv54 DNA encodes these proteins:
- a CDS encoding LysE family translocator produces MHIEIFQSFPYLPELISVSVIAVLMAISPGADFVMVTRNSVFYSRSAGIFSALGVSFAIWIHVAYSIAGLALIISKSIVLFSVIKYLGAAYLIYIGWKTLRSKSLIDIDESSTVNVLSQWSAFKVGFVTNALNPKTTIFFLSIFTQVVNPQTPLWMQLIYGLIISLSHLVWFSVVAIFLSQPALLQLFKKSKKNIERVVGGVLIGFGLKVAATTNS; encoded by the coding sequence AATTTTTCAAAGTTTTCCGTACCTACCGGAACTGATCTCTGTCAGTGTTATTGCAGTATTGATGGCAATAAGCCCGGGAGCTGATTTTGTTATGGTAACAAGAAATAGTGTTTTTTATAGTCGTTCTGCTGGTATCTTCTCTGCACTGGGTGTCAGTTTTGCCATTTGGATTCATGTGGCATATTCGATTGCCGGATTAGCCCTTATTATTTCAAAATCAATTGTGCTGTTTTCAGTCATTAAGTATTTAGGTGCGGCTTATTTAATCTATATTGGTTGGAAGACACTCAGATCAAAAAGCCTCATTGATATAGATGAATCTTCTACAGTAAATGTACTATCTCAATGGTCTGCATTTAAAGTGGGTTTCGTTACTAATGCCCTAAATCCTAAGACAACTATTTTCTTCTTAAGTATATTTACCCAGGTTGTAAATCCTCAGACGCCACTGTGGATGCAACTTATTTATGGGCTGATCATTTCTCTTTCTCATCTAGTCTGGTTTAGTGTTGTGGCTATTTTTCTTAGTCAGCCAGCGCTATTACAACTGTTTAAAAAATCTAAAAAAAACATCGAAAGGGTTGTTGGGGGTGTTTTAATTGGGTTCGGTTTGAAAGTTGCTGCAACAACCAATAGCTAA